A single window of Lentilitoribacter sp. Alg239-R112 DNA harbors:
- a CDS encoding tetratricopeptide repeat protein, whose product MEYAAHCRSKFSRISVTVAVCLIAGTLAGCASKSKLTTGSVASFSKPLAQMNATELNNAARTAGAKYKSNPKSGPIAMQYASVLLMTGSNEQALAVMQQAAIHNPEDRTVLAAYGKAQAGAGNLDQALQTIRRAQTPDQPNWKLLSAEGAILDQLGQSVQARYKYREALDIVPDEPSVLSNLGMSYVLEGDLRTAETYMRNASKQPAADSRVRQNLALIVGLQGRFDEAEKIARGELSGNQAEANVRYLREMLAQSNSWKKLADS is encoded by the coding sequence ATGGAATACGCAGCTCATTGTCGGTCAAAATTTTCTAGAATATCAGTCACGGTAGCTGTCTGTCTGATTGCGGGAACACTTGCCGGATGTGCATCCAAAAGCAAACTGACAACTGGTTCCGTTGCTAGCTTTAGTAAACCTCTTGCACAAATGAACGCGACTGAACTTAACAATGCAGCCCGAACTGCAGGTGCAAAATATAAAAGTAATCCCAAAAGTGGCCCAATCGCCATGCAATATGCATCTGTTTTGCTTATGACAGGTAGCAATGAGCAAGCGCTTGCAGTTATGCAACAAGCTGCAATTCATAACCCGGAAGATAGAACTGTGCTGGCAGCTTATGGCAAGGCGCAGGCTGGCGCTGGTAATCTTGATCAAGCATTACAAACAATTCGCCGAGCACAAACTCCAGATCAACCAAATTGGAAACTATTATCTGCAGAAGGTGCCATCCTTGATCAGCTTGGGCAATCCGTTCAAGCTCGGTATAAATATCGCGAGGCATTGGATATCGTACCAGATGAGCCGTCTGTCTTATCCAATTTAGGCATGTCATATGTATTGGAGGGTGATCTACGAACTGCAGAAACATATATGCGCAATGCCTCCAAGCAACCTGCTGCCGATAGCAGGGTACGTCAAAATCTAGCTCTGATCGTTGGCCTACAAGGTCGCTTTGATGAGGCAGAAAAGATTGCTCGCGGCGAGCTTTCAGGTAACCAAGCCGAAGCTAACGTCAGATATTTGCGAGAAATGCTGGCCCAAAGCAATTCCTGGAAAAAACTGGCAGATAGCTAA
- a CDS encoding helix-turn-helix transcriptional regulator, with translation MRGRKLFIGRNIRAIREQHQLTQANFANQLGISTSYLNQIENNQRHLSANVLLSLAEKFSVDITTLSEDDSNRLLADMIEALADPLFGGESPNGQDLKLVTQNAPAVAKAFLSMHHALRRAGEQLAELDDTLERSGALTEPAPYEEVRDYFHYIDNYVHELDVLAEDLAEAALQRGQKSVRALAEYIERKHRVHVSVANISADERVLRSYHSVSRTLKLDSRASESTNAFQIAHQIALIEHGDLIRDIVNRADFRSEDAGAICQIGLANYFAGAALLPYGQFLDLARTHRHDLEILSDHFGASIEQVSHRLSTLQRNGSKGIPFFFARVDQAGNITKRHSATKLQFARFGSACPLWNVHRAFETPEQICRQLAETPDGVRYLCLSKAVTKKKGGFREPVQRHALALGCEIIHASELVYADDLDIKSEQAFEPIGISCRICDRSNCHQRAVPPLKRKLDIDENTRTVIPYKF, from the coding sequence ATGCGTGGGCGAAAACTCTTTATCGGTCGAAATATCAGAGCTATCCGTGAGCAACATCAACTTACGCAGGCCAACTTTGCCAACCAACTTGGAATTTCAACGAGTTATCTTAATCAGATTGAAAATAATCAGCGGCATTTATCAGCCAATGTGCTTCTTTCGCTGGCCGAAAAATTCTCGGTTGATATCACGACTTTGTCCGAAGATGATAGCAACCGCTTGCTTGCGGACATGATTGAGGCCTTGGCTGATCCGCTTTTTGGGGGTGAATCTCCAAATGGGCAGGATCTCAAACTTGTAACCCAAAATGCGCCCGCCGTCGCGAAAGCGTTTTTGTCCATGCATCATGCTTTGCGGCGCGCAGGGGAGCAGCTCGCCGAACTCGATGACACGCTTGAGAGAAGCGGCGCACTAACTGAACCAGCCCCTTATGAAGAGGTTCGTGACTACTTTCATTACATTGATAATTATGTTCATGAACTTGATGTTCTTGCCGAGGATCTTGCAGAAGCGGCGTTGCAGCGAGGTCAGAAAAGTGTTCGAGCTTTAGCTGAATACATCGAGCGAAAACATCGCGTACATGTTTCAGTCGCAAATATTTCAGCAGATGAACGGGTTTTGCGAAGCTATCATTCCGTATCGCGAACCCTGAAGTTGGATTCACGTGCTTCCGAATCAACCAACGCTTTTCAAATCGCGCATCAGATTGCTCTCATTGAGCATGGTGACTTGATTAGAGACATTGTGAACAGGGCTGATTTTAGATCAGAAGATGCAGGAGCTATATGTCAAATTGGATTGGCCAACTATTTTGCCGGCGCAGCACTTTTGCCTTATGGTCAGTTTCTAGATCTGGCGCGTACACATAGACATGACCTTGAAATTTTATCTGATCATTTTGGTGCGAGTATTGAACAAGTTAGCCACCGTTTAAGCACACTACAGCGCAACGGCAGCAAGGGTATCCCGTTTTTCTTCGCACGTGTTGATCAAGCGGGCAATATTACCAAGCGGCATAGTGCCACGAAATTACAGTTTGCCCGATTTGGCTCTGCTTGTCCTTTGTGGAATGTTCACCGTGCTTTTGAAACGCCAGAACAGATATGTCGTCAGTTGGCTGAAACGCCCGACGGCGTTAGATATTTATGCCTGTCAAAAGCCGTGACTAAAAAGAAGGGCGGCTTTCGTGAGCCGGTACAGCGCCATGCGCTTGCCTTGGGCTGTGAAATTATACATGCATCGGAACTGGTTTACGCTGATGATTTGGATATCAAAAGCGAACAGGCCTTCGAACCTATTGGTATTTCGTGCCGTATTTGTGACCGATCAAATTGCCATCAAAGGGCAGTGCCACCCCTCAAGCGTAAGCTTGATATTGATGAAAACACCCGAACTGTTATTCCATATAAATTTTAG
- a CDS encoding acyl-CoA carboxylase subunit beta translates to MQDILDELELRRDGAKMGGGQKRIDAQHKKGKLTARERLEILLDKDSFEEYDLYKAHRCTDFSMAENQIPGDGVVTGWGTIHGRPVYVYAQDFTVFGGSLSETHAEKICKIMDLATQNGVPVIGLNDSGGARIQEGVASLGGYAEVFWRNTRASGVVPQISMIMGPCAGGAVYSPAITDFIFMVKDTSYMFVTGPDVVKTVTNEIVTSEELGGASTHTKKSSVADAAFENDVDALLQMREFYDYLPLSNREAAPNLPTSDPITREETSLDTIIPANPNQPYDMREVIEKVADEQQFYEIQKDHAGNILIGFIRMNGDTIGVIANQPMVLAGCLDIDASKKAARFIRFCNAFNIPLLTFVDVPGFLPGTAQEYGGIIKHGAKLLFAYAEADVPMITVITRKAYGGAYDVMASKHIRSDINYAWPTAEIAVMGAKGATEILYRSELDDPGKIAERTKQYEDRFANPFIAAQRGFVDEVIMPHSTRRRVARAFEMLKTKHVDQPARKHSNIPL, encoded by the coding sequence ATGCAAGATATTCTCGATGAACTGGAATTGCGCCGCGATGGTGCGAAGATGGGCGGCGGTCAAAAGCGGATCGATGCGCAACATAAAAAGGGTAAGCTCACAGCCCGAGAACGGCTTGAAATTTTGCTGGATAAAGATTCATTTGAAGAATACGACTTATATAAAGCGCATCGCTGCACAGATTTTAGCATGGCTGAAAACCAAATTCCCGGCGACGGTGTTGTAACTGGATGGGGAACTATTCACGGCAGACCTGTTTATGTCTACGCCCAAGATTTTACTGTTTTCGGCGGCTCGCTATCAGAAACGCATGCCGAGAAAATTTGCAAAATCATGGATCTTGCGACGCAGAATGGTGTTCCTGTTATCGGTCTTAATGATTCTGGTGGCGCGCGTATTCAAGAAGGTGTGGCGTCTCTCGGCGGCTATGCGGAAGTCTTTTGGCGAAACACGCGCGCATCTGGCGTTGTGCCACAAATTTCAATGATCATGGGGCCTTGTGCGGGTGGCGCGGTCTATTCGCCAGCGATCACAGATTTTATCTTTATGGTCAAAGATACATCCTATATGTTTGTTACCGGCCCTGACGTGGTTAAAACCGTGACAAATGAGATTGTGACATCTGAAGAATTAGGTGGCGCATCAACTCACACGAAGAAGTCATCTGTTGCTGATGCCGCTTTTGAGAATGATGTCGATGCTCTGCTGCAAATGCGCGAATTTTACGATTATCTACCATTATCTAATCGTGAGGCCGCACCAAATCTTCCAACATCTGACCCCATTACACGTGAAGAAACATCGCTTGATACAATCATTCCAGCCAATCCAAACCAGCCCTATGATATGCGCGAAGTGATTGAGAAGGTTGCAGACGAACAGCAGTTTTACGAAATTCAAAAAGATCACGCGGGCAATATTCTCATCGGCTTTATCCGCATGAATGGTGATACGATCGGTGTCATTGCAAACCAACCGATGGTTCTAGCTGGTTGTCTGGATATCGACGCTTCTAAAAAAGCAGCACGTTTTATTCGTTTTTGTAATGCATTCAACATACCACTTCTAACCTTTGTTGATGTCCCCGGCTTTCTTCCTGGAACTGCGCAAGAATATGGCGGCATTATCAAACATGGGGCAAAATTGTTGTTTGCCTATGCTGAAGCTGACGTTCCTATGATTACGGTTATTACACGAAAAGCTTATGGCGGGGCCTATGATGTGATGGCATCCAAACATATCCGATCAGACATCAATTATGCCTGGCCTACAGCTGAAATTGCTGTGATGGGCGCAAAAGGCGCAACAGAAATTCTCTATCGGTCCGAACTTGATGATCCTGGGAAAATTGCTGAGCGCACCAAACAATATGAAGATCGCTTTGCCAATCCGTTTATCGCAGCTCAACGCGGCTTTGTTGACGAAGTCATCATGCCACATTCCACACGTCGTCGTGTTGCTCGTGCATTCGAAATGCTAAAAACCAAGCACGTCGATCAGCCCGCACGTAAACACAGCAATATACCGCTTTAG
- a CDS encoding acetyl/propionyl/methylcrotonyl-CoA carboxylase subunit alpha: protein MIKKILVANRGEIACRVFKTAKRMGIATVAVYSDADKNALHVSMADEAVHIGPAAASESYLIIDKIVAACKETGADAVHPGYGFLSERAEFSERLKQEGIIFIGPPKGAIEAMGDKITSKKIADEAGVSTVPGHMGLIDDAEHAIKIANEVGYPVMIKASAGGGGKGMRIAWNDDDAREGFDRSKSEAASSFGDDRIFIEKFVEEPRHIEIQVLADSHGNCIYLGERECSIQRRNQKVIEEAPSPFLDEATRKAMGEQSCALSKAVDYVSAGTVEFIVDKNRNFYFLEMNTRLQVEHPVTELITGVDLVEQMIRVADGEKLSLAQDDISLNGWAMESRLYAEDPYRNFLPSIGRLTRYRPPAEGDIGDGNIVRNDTGVFEGGEISMYYDPMIAKLCTWGETRDEAIQTMGEALDMFELEGIGHNLPFLSAVMTHPRFQSGNITTAFIADEYPDGFHGVDLSADEYRAVAGITASMQLIEDIRKQALRSIELGVAHSQAANYVVRIADHKFPLLIGQADDEIEGNFQVLFEGDEQATELYSSFETGDTLVAGNINVGEDENYTLKANKRADGFRIRTRGADLEVKVLTSRTAELLDLMPEKQEADTSKLLLCPMPGLVNALNVSVGDKVEAGQALAIIEAMKMENVLKAEKSGVIKSIPVSEGDSLAVDTVIMEFE, encoded by the coding sequence ATGATTAAAAAAATCCTCGTTGCCAATAGAGGCGAGATTGCGTGCCGTGTCTTTAAAACGGCAAAACGTATGGGCATTGCCACGGTTGCTGTATATTCTGATGCTGACAAGAATGCATTACACGTATCCATGGCAGATGAAGCTGTACATATTGGACCTGCGGCAGCTTCTGAAAGCTACCTCATCATCGATAAAATTGTTGCAGCTTGTAAAGAAACTGGCGCCGATGCGGTACACCCGGGCTATGGTTTTTTATCCGAGCGAGCAGAATTTTCAGAACGTTTAAAGCAAGAAGGTATCATTTTTATTGGCCCACCAAAGGGTGCGATTGAAGCAATGGGTGATAAAATCACCTCGAAAAAAATCGCCGATGAAGCTGGTGTATCGACAGTACCGGGACATATGGGCCTGATAGATGACGCAGAACATGCGATCAAAATCGCCAATGAAGTTGGTTATCCTGTGATGATCAAGGCTTCTGCCGGCGGCGGCGGCAAAGGTATGCGTATTGCATGGAATGATGATGATGCCCGCGAGGGCTTTGATCGCTCAAAATCTGAGGCGGCAAGCTCATTTGGCGATGATCGCATTTTCATCGAGAAATTTGTCGAAGAACCACGTCATATCGAAATTCAGGTTCTTGCAGATAGCCATGGAAATTGCATCTATCTAGGTGAGCGCGAATGTTCGATACAACGACGCAATCAAAAAGTTATTGAAGAGGCACCTTCTCCCTTTCTGGATGAAGCAACACGCAAAGCGATGGGTGAACAATCTTGCGCATTATCAAAAGCGGTTGACTATGTAAGTGCGGGAACGGTTGAATTTATAGTCGATAAAAACCGGAACTTTTATTTCCTTGAGATGAATACGCGACTACAAGTCGAGCATCCGGTGACAGAGCTTATTACAGGTGTCGATTTGGTCGAACAAATGATCCGGGTTGCGGATGGAGAGAAGCTTTCACTCGCTCAAGACGATATCTCCCTTAATGGCTGGGCGATGGAAAGTCGACTTTATGCAGAAGACCCCTATCGTAATTTCCTTCCATCGATTGGCCGCCTAACACGCTATCGTCCGCCCGCAGAAGGTGACATTGGCGACGGAAACATTGTGCGCAATGATACGGGTGTTTTCGAGGGTGGTGAGATATCTATGTATTATGATCCTATGATCGCAAAATTATGCACATGGGGTGAAACGCGCGATGAGGCCATCCAGACGATGGGCGAAGCACTTGATATGTTTGAGTTAGAAGGCATTGGCCATAATTTGCCATTTCTATCTGCTGTGATGACACACCCCCGTTTCCAAAGCGGCAATATCACAACTGCATTTATTGCTGACGAATATCCAGATGGCTTCCATGGTGTCGACCTATCTGCAGATGAATATCGCGCAGTTGCCGGAATAACAGCATCTATGCAGCTGATTGAGGATATCCGAAAGCAAGCACTGCGCTCGATTGAGCTTGGTGTCGCACACTCTCAGGCGGCAAATTACGTTGTCAGAATAGCTGATCATAAATTCCCGCTCTTGATCGGTCAGGCAGATGACGAAATTGAAGGTAACTTTCAGGTCTTGTTCGAAGGAGACGAACAAGCCACTGAACTTTATTCCAGTTTTGAAACAGGTGATACGCTCGTGGCTGGCAATATTAATGTTGGCGAAGATGAAAATTATACTCTCAAGGCAAACAAACGGGCAGATGGATTTCGCATTCGCACACGCGGGGCCGATCTGGAGGTAAAAGTTCTCACGTCTCGCACGGCTGAGTTGTTGGATCTCATGCCAGAAAAACAAGAAGCTGATACATCAAAATTACTTCTTTGCCCAATGCCAGGTCTGGTCAATGCTCTTAATGTTTCTGTTGGCGATAAGGTCGAAGCAGGTCAAGCGCTTGCCATTATTGAAGCTATGAAAATGGAAAACGTCCTCAAGGCTGAAAAATCTGGAGTGATTAAATCAATTCCAGTTAGTGAAGGTGATAGCCTTGCGGTTGATACGGTAATCATGGAGTTTGAATAA
- the scpA gene encoding methylmalonyl-CoA mutase produces the protein MASKRDWLELTKKELKGKDPESLNWQTPENITVKPLYTDEDVPASAKAEMPGHAPFTRGIKATMYAGRPWTIRQYAGFSTAEESNAFYRKNLAAGQKGLSVAFDLATHRGYDSDHERVVGDVGKAGVAIDSVEDMKILFDGIPLDQMSVSMTMNGAVIPILAMFIVAGEEQGVLKEQLSGTIQNDILKEFMVRNTYIYPPEPSMRIIADIIDYTAQNMPKYNSISISGYHIQEAGATLSQELAYTLADGMEYVRAAMAKGLDVDAFAGRLSFFFCIGMNIFMEASKLRAARQLWAKIMTDFGAKNERSKMLRTHCQTSGVSLTEQDPYNNIVRTTVEAMAATLGGTQSLHTNSFDEAIALPTEFSARIARNTQLILQHETGITNVVDPLGGSYYVEALTSDLVEEAWRLIEEVEAMGGMTKAVEAGLPKMRIEESAAKRQARIDKGEDVIVGVNKYRLDDEAPIDILDIDNAKVRTSQIKRLNRIKSTRNKDAHAKAIEDLKTIASSGVGNLLEAAVEAARARASLGEISDAMEIAFNRHKSTTRVISGIYQSDYEGDTEYEAIKSKIAEAKIERGKTPHILVAKMGQDGHDRGAKIIATAFADMGFDVDLSDMFETPNEVADRAIEANVDVVGVSSLAAGHKTLIPELIQLLRDKGNPDIIVVCGGVIPEQDYQMLKDAGVAEIFGPGSNVIDAANGVLGQITGQLRNF, from the coding sequence ATGGCTTCCAAACGCGATTGGCTTGAACTCACCAAGAAAGAGCTTAAAGGCAAAGACCCTGAAAGCCTTAATTGGCAAACGCCTGAAAATATTACGGTTAAACCGCTTTATACAGATGAAGATGTTCCTGCCTCCGCTAAAGCGGAAATGCCAGGTCATGCGCCCTTCACCCGCGGTATCAAAGCAACAATGTATGCCGGTCGACCATGGACAATTCGCCAATATGCAGGTTTTTCAACGGCAGAAGAGAGCAACGCATTTTATCGCAAAAACTTAGCCGCAGGCCAAAAAGGGCTTTCGGTTGCCTTCGATCTGGCGACCCATCGAGGATATGATTCTGACCACGAGCGTGTTGTTGGCGATGTTGGCAAAGCCGGTGTTGCTATTGATAGTGTTGAGGATATGAAAATCCTCTTTGATGGTATTCCCTTAGATCAAATGTCTGTTTCCATGACAATGAACGGCGCAGTTATTCCTATTCTTGCGATGTTTATTGTGGCAGGAGAAGAGCAAGGCGTTTTGAAGGAGCAACTCTCCGGCACCATTCAAAATGATATTCTTAAAGAATTCATGGTTCGAAATACCTATATCTATCCGCCAGAACCTTCTATGCGCATCATTGCGGATATTATTGATTACACAGCGCAAAATATGCCAAAATACAACTCTATTTCTATTTCCGGCTATCACATACAAGAAGCTGGCGCGACGTTATCGCAAGAGCTCGCTTACACACTTGCCGATGGTATGGAATATGTACGCGCCGCCATGGCAAAGGGTCTTGATGTCGATGCGTTTGCTGGCAGGCTCTCATTCTTCTTCTGTATTGGTATGAACATCTTTATGGAGGCATCAAAATTACGCGCTGCCCGCCAATTGTGGGCAAAGATCATGACAGATTTTGGAGCCAAAAACGAACGCTCAAAAATGTTGCGCACACATTGCCAGACATCTGGTGTCTCGCTAACCGAGCAGGACCCCTACAATAATATCGTTCGCACAACAGTGGAAGCAATGGCGGCAACACTTGGCGGCACGCAATCACTGCATACAAATTCCTTTGATGAGGCTATCGCACTACCAACAGAATTTTCAGCCCGGATTGCTCGTAATACTCAACTTATCCTCCAACATGAAACAGGCATTACGAATGTTGTCGACCCTCTTGGTGGCTCTTACTATGTCGAAGCGCTGACAAGCGATCTGGTTGAGGAAGCGTGGCGCTTGATTGAAGAAGTGGAAGCCATGGGCGGCATGACCAAAGCTGTTGAAGCTGGGCTACCTAAGATGCGGATCGAAGAATCTGCCGCAAAACGGCAAGCGCGAATAGATAAGGGTGAAGATGTCATTGTTGGTGTGAATAAGTACCGACTGGACGATGAAGCCCCTATTGATATTCTTGATATCGACAATGCTAAAGTTCGAACAAGTCAAATCAAACGTCTCAATAGAATTAAATCCACGCGCAATAAAGATGCCCATGCGAAAGCAATAGAGGACTTAAAAACTATTGCATCGTCAGGAGTTGGAAACTTATTAGAAGCGGCGGTTGAAGCAGCACGTGCACGTGCATCCCTTGGTGAAATTTCAGATGCTATGGAGATCGCATTTAACCGTCACAAATCAACAACCCGAGTGATTTCCGGTATCTATCAATCCGATTACGAAGGTGATACCGAGTATGAAGCAATTAAGTCGAAAATTGCTGAAGCAAAAATTGAACGCGGAAAGACACCGCACATTCTTGTTGCGAAAATGGGTCAGGATGGACACGATCGAGGTGCAAAGATTATTGCCACCGCTTTTGCAGATATGGGTTTTGACGTCGACCTATCAGATATGTTCGAAACACCCAACGAAGTTGCCGATCGGGCGATCGAGGCAAATGTCGATGTAGTTGGTGTTTCCTCTCTGGCCGCAGGGCATAAAACACTTATTCCTGAACTTATCCAATTGCTTAGGGATAAAGGCAACCCTGACATTATCGTTGTTTGTGGGGGCGTCATTCCAGAACAGGATTACCAAATGCTCAAAGATGCAGGTGTTGCCGAGATTTTTGGCCCTGGGTCTAACGTTATTGATGCTGCAAACGGTGTTTTGGGACAAATTACGGGTCAATTGAGAAACTTTTAA
- a CDS encoding PilZ domain-containing protein: MFVEQRKHKRFVTNLPCKIHYFKDGIRQRGNMEARLMNISAGGALIHPRFMLRRDVHLYLILDNYPVKISAAIVDITKNVHHLKFAKELPEKVVEPIAAGAPYNAILNWKSRKVEN; this comes from the coding sequence ATGTTTGTTGAGCAACGCAAACACAAAAGGTTTGTCACGAACTTACCATGTAAAATTCACTACTTTAAAGACGGCATCAGGCAGCGCGGAAATATGGAAGCTCGGCTGATGAATATCTCCGCGGGCGGTGCGCTTATCCATCCACGATTTATGTTACGCCGAGACGTGCATCTTTATCTGATTTTGGATAACTACCCTGTTAAAATTTCCGCTGCCATTGTTGATATCACAAAGAATGTTCACCACTTAAAATTTGCAAAAGAGCTACCAGAGAAGGTTGTAGAGCCTATTGCTGCTGGTGCGCCTTATAATGCAATATTAAATTGGAAGAGCCGTAAAGTCGAAAACTAA
- a CDS encoding L,D-transpeptidase — translation MQFRQSFQILILIFLGALAGCASNTEPTTPKTYEIFSDSYGSVKDGDYKLPAIPVKRINKKYHRQIVKFYSSYPRGTIVVNTPQRYLYYVLGGGKAVRYGISVGREGFAWEGEAYIAVKREWPKWFPPEEMADRQPHLRKYVKKGMNPGLKNPLGARALYLHDSKTREDTLFRLHGTPQWSSIGTAASSGCIRLINQDIIDLFDRVKPGRLAKVIVIQ, via the coding sequence ATGCAGTTTAGGCAATCATTCCAAATTCTGATTTTGATATTTCTCGGAGCACTCGCAGGGTGTGCATCCAACACTGAACCTACCACCCCAAAAACATATGAAATTTTTTCAGATTCATATGGATCCGTTAAAGACGGTGATTACAAATTGCCTGCAATTCCAGTCAAACGGATCAACAAAAAATACCATCGTCAAATTGTGAAATTCTATTCGTCATACCCACGCGGTACAATAGTTGTTAATACACCACAACGTTATCTCTACTATGTACTTGGTGGTGGGAAAGCCGTTCGTTATGGTATTAGTGTTGGTCGGGAAGGTTTTGCTTGGGAAGGTGAAGCTTACATCGCGGTAAAACGCGAATGGCCGAAGTGGTTCCCACCTGAGGAAATGGCTGACCGCCAACCACATCTTCGAAAATATGTTAAAAAGGGTATGAACCCTGGACTTAAAAATCCATTGGGTGCGCGTGCGCTGTATCTGCATGACAGTAAAACACGTGAGGACACCTTGTTTCGCCTTCATGGCACGCCACAATGGAGCTCCATTGGCACCGCAGCTTCATCCGGCTGCATACGCTTAATCAATCAAGATATTATCGATCTGTTCGATCGTGTAAAACCAGGCCGCCTAGCTAAAGTCATTGTCATTCAATAA